From Cryptomeria japonica unplaced genomic scaffold, Sugi_1.0 HiC_scaffold_28, whole genome shotgun sequence, a single genomic window includes:
- the LOC131861590 gene encoding phospholipase A1-Igamma1, chloroplastic-like — protein sequence MAVFPLPQLEDNAVLLPSSQTNSTQPQLCDVWRDIQGAHNWNGLLDPMVPNLKAEALRYGNLAQLCYDAFDGKSYSKNYGTCYHSKRDLFNKMGMSESGYQVTKYVYANTNLLNQVFGEKPKDQGVWLGFIAVCTDPNEIRRLGRRDIVIAWRGTQTAEEWIEDLRDILVPTRLSYRCKRTGKNQEHHFADGVLIERGFLSCYTSTVRHRQGAAGATVNISTRDLVVSEIERLIQVYEKEMDNLSITFTGHSLGAALATLSAYDIKQMLCTKHNFHQIPVTVFAFASPRVGNLAFAKRVEEIGVKVLRFVNKRDVVPKVPGVCMNENVGCLSKLLHWLPWTYFHVGFELPLHNNSPFIQHTHNLAYFHNLELYLHLLDGYVGSKQPFSWSGRDHALVNKSCDLLREKYEIPPKWWQEQNKGLVKGPDGKWTQPSEEE from the coding sequence ATGGCCGTATTTCCATTGCCCCAGCTTGAAGATAATGCTGTATTATTACCCAGTTCCCAAACTAACTCAACGCAGCCTCAGCTATGTGACGtatggagagatatacaaggtgcCCATAATTGGAATGGTTTGCTTGATCCCATGGTGCCCAATTTGAAAGCTGAAGCTCTCAGATATGGGAATTTGGCACAGCTTTGTTACGACGCATTTGATGGCAAAAGCTACTCCAAAAACTACGGCACATGTTATCACAGTAAAAGAGATCTGTTCAATAAGATGGGCATGTCTGAAAGTGGCTACCAAGTCACTAAATATGTTTACGCCAATACTAATCTGTTAAATCAAGTTTTTGGTGAGAAACCAAAAGACCAAGGTGTTTGGTTGGGTTTTATTGCAGTTTGCACGGATCCAAATGAGATAAGAAGGCTTGGACGACGAGACATAGTGATTGCATGGAGAGGAACTCAGACTGCTGAAGAATGGATAGAAGACCTGAGAGATATTCTTGTACCTACAAGATTATCCTATAGATGCAAGAGGACAGGCAAAAACCAAGAGCATCATTTCGCGGATGGAGTACTAATTGAGAGAGGATTCCTGAGCTGCTATACTTCAACTGTCCGTCACCGTCAAGGCGCTGCAGGAGCCACTGTGAACATCAGCACCAGAGATTTGGTAGTCTCAGAGATAGAACGATTGATTCAAGTTTATGAAAAAGAGATGGACAATTTAAGCATAACATTTACGGGACACAGCTTAGGAGCTGCTCTTGCAACCTTGAGCGCTTATGATATCAAACAAATGCTTTGCACCAAGCATAATTTTCATCAAATTCCCGTCACCGTCTTCGCTTTTGCCTCTCCCCGGGTGGGAAATCTTGCGTTTGCTAAACGGGTGGAGGAGATTGGAGTGAAAGTGCTGAGGTTTGTGAACAAGCGTGACGTGGTTCCCAAAGTGCCCGGAGTTTGTATGAACGAGAACGTGGGATGCCTCAGCAAATTGCTGCATTGGCTTCCGTGGACATACTTTCATGTTGGCTTCGAGCTTCCTTTACACAACAATTCTCCATTCATTCAGCACACCCATAATCTTGCCTACTTTCATAATTTAGAGCTTTACTTGCATTTACTGGACGGGTATGTTGGAAGTAAGCAGCCGTTTTCTTGGAGTGGAAGAGATCATGCTCTGGTTAATAAGAGCTGTGATTTATTGCGCGAGAAATATGAAATTCCTCCAAAATGGTGGCAGGAACAGAACAAGGGCCTCGTTAAAGGTCCAGATGGCAAATGGACGCAGCCATCAGAAGAGGAATAA